The proteins below are encoded in one region of Maridesulfovibrio ferrireducens:
- the acs gene encoding acetate--CoA ligase encodes MNEENKIESLSTENRIFNPPTNVPTACVKSLEEYKAIYDRSINDMEGFWAERADELITWDRKWDNVLEYDFDKPEIKWFEGGKLNASANCLDRHIENGRRNKAALIWQGEQDDEVKVYTYDMLHREVCRFANVLKKLGVEKGDRVSIYLPMIPELAIAMLACTRIGAPHTIIFAGFSSNSLRDRINDCGVKVHITGDGVLRGGRVIPLKPNSDEALKECPTVEQCVVVPRAGNEVEMIEGRDRMWGELMSDPDISDDCPYELMDAEDPLFILYTSGSTGKPKGVFHTTGGYMTYAAHTCQWVFDLKDNDVHWCTADIGWVTGHSYIVYGPLALGATSVMFESVPTYPDPARFWQICEKFRVNVFYTAPTAIRALMREGDKWTEKYDLSSLRILGTVGEPINPEAWMWYHNQIGGAKLPIVDTWWQTETGGHVLSPLPYATPLKPGSATLPLPGIDAAIVDRQGNEVGPNEGGFLIIRKPWPGMLRGVWGNQERFKQQYFQGFPGVYESGDGARRDEDGYFWIMGRVDDVINVSGHRLGTAEIESALVSHPSVSEAAVVGMPHEIKGQSIYAYVTLKAEFDEGEDITKELRLHVRKEIGPLAAPEVIQFSPSLPKTRSGKIMRRILRKIVEGDTANLGDTSTLADPSVVTALIEGYDEIMNP; translated from the coding sequence ATGAACGAAGAGAACAAAATCGAAAGCCTTTCGACTGAAAACAGAATTTTTAATCCTCCTACCAATGTACCCACCGCGTGTGTAAAAAGTCTTGAGGAATACAAAGCCATATATGACCGCTCCATTAATGATATGGAAGGATTCTGGGCTGAACGCGCAGACGAACTCATCACATGGGATCGCAAATGGGACAATGTACTCGAGTACGATTTCGACAAACCTGAAATTAAATGGTTTGAAGGCGGGAAACTGAACGCGTCTGCAAACTGCCTCGACCGTCATATTGAGAATGGACGCCGCAACAAAGCTGCTTTAATCTGGCAGGGTGAGCAGGACGATGAAGTTAAAGTCTACACATATGATATGCTTCATCGCGAAGTTTGCCGCTTTGCGAATGTGCTTAAAAAACTCGGAGTTGAAAAAGGCGACCGCGTATCAATTTATCTGCCCATGATTCCGGAACTGGCGATTGCTATGCTCGCCTGTACCCGTATCGGAGCACCTCACACTATCATTTTTGCAGGATTCAGCTCTAACAGCCTGCGTGACCGCATCAACGACTGCGGCGTTAAAGTTCACATCACCGGTGACGGCGTACTTCGCGGCGGCAGAGTAATTCCTTTGAAACCAAACTCTGACGAAGCCCTTAAAGAATGCCCCACTGTTGAACAATGTGTAGTTGTTCCAAGAGCAGGCAACGAAGTTGAAATGATTGAAGGAAGGGACAGAATGTGGGGAGAACTCATGTCCGACCCGGATATCAGCGACGACTGCCCTTACGAACTCATGGATGCAGAAGATCCTCTCTTCATCCTCTACACTTCCGGCAGTACAGGAAAACCAAAAGGTGTTTTCCACACAACCGGTGGTTACATGACCTACGCAGCTCATACCTGCCAATGGGTTTTCGATCTCAAAGACAATGATGTTCACTGGTGTACAGCTGATATCGGTTGGGTAACCGGCCATTCATATATTGTATACGGACCGCTCGCTCTCGGTGCTACCAGTGTCATGTTCGAATCAGTTCCCACTTATCCGGACCCAGCAAGATTCTGGCAGATCTGTGAAAAGTTCAGAGTTAATGTATTCTACACAGCTCCCACCGCTATTCGCGCATTGATGCGTGAAGGTGACAAGTGGACTGAAAAATATGATCTCTCCAGCCTGCGCATTCTGGGAACAGTCGGCGAACCGATCAACCCCGAAGCGTGGATGTGGTATCACAACCAGATCGGCGGAGCGAAACTTCCCATCGTGGACACATGGTGGCAGACTGAAACCGGTGGGCATGTTCTTTCTCCGCTGCCGTACGCAACACCGCTCAAACCTGGCTCAGCAACATTGCCACTGCCCGGTATTGATGCAGCGATTGTTGACAGACAGGGTAATGAAGTCGGCCCTAATGAAGGCGGATTCCTTATTATCAGAAAACCTTGGCCCGGAATGCTCCGCGGAGTCTGGGGTAATCAGGAAAGGTTCAAACAACAGTACTTCCAAGGCTTCCCCGGTGTATACGAATCCGGTGACGGAGCACGCAGGGATGAAGATGGATACTTCTGGATCATGGGCCGCGTAGATGACGTTATCAACGTTTCCGGTCACAGACTCGGAACCGCTGAAATCGAATCAGCGCTGGTTTCACATCCATCAGTTTCTGAAGCTGCTGTTGTCGGCATGCCGCACGAAATTAAAGGACAGTCAATTTACGCCTATGTAACTCTTAAGGCTGAATTTGATGAAGGCGAAGATATCACCAAAGAACTGCGCTTGCATGTTCGCAAGGAAATCGGACCTCTGGCAGCACCGGAAGTTATCCAGTTCTCACCATCTCTGCCTAAAACCAGAAGTGGAAAAATCATGCGCCGCATCCTTCGCAAAATTGTTGAAGGTGACACTGCAAACCTCGGCGACACTTCAACTCTCGCCGATCCATCAGTAGTTACTGCTCTTATCGAAGGTTACGACGAAATTATGAACCCGTAA